In Oncorhynchus gorbuscha isolate QuinsamMale2020 ecotype Even-year linkage group LG26, OgorEven_v1.0, whole genome shotgun sequence, the DNA window aatacagtagaacaagtatatatacagtgtgtgcaattgaggtgagataagggaggtaaggcaataaataggccatagtggcgaagtaattacaatattgcaattAAACACgggagtgattgatgtgcagaagttaaatgtgcaagtagagatacccgggtgcaaaggagcaagataaataaatcaaTGCAGTATGGGCTAGCAATTTAGaaaatttcagattttttttcctttatttaactaggcaagtcagttaagaacatattcttgtttccaatgacggcctaggaacagtgggttaactgcctgttcagggacagaacgacagatttgtaccatgtcagctcggggattcgaacttgcaaccttccggttactagtccaacgctctaaccactaggctagcctgcAGGTTCGGTCTGATGAGCCCACCTCTCGTGATCCTCACAACCTTCACTTTACCCAGTACTCTCTCCACCAGTTTGAATAAATCAAATGGTTTCTTCAGGATTGGTACTCTACGAAACCACCGGATTAAACACCAACAAACCATACTCCTACTATTCTCGTCAGTGTGCCCCACTGGGACGTTATGCTACGGATAGGTTAAAATGGCATATTGCTGTTTCTTGCAGGCAGTTCATATGCACACCAAATCAGTGCTTTTACGATGACGTGGCACTGTTTATGACGTTTGGAAGCCCGCCTCTCCCTTTGACGTATGAATATTTCAAGATGGCGATGCACCTGCTTCATCGGTGGTAAAAAACGGTGTACATAAACGATAAAACAAAGCGTCGTTTCCAGTTGACAATAACTTTAATATTGGAGGACAACGTTGTCTTTATTACCTTTCAAACATGTCGACAGAGGAACTGTCAACCTCGGACAGCGAAGCTGCCTTTGCTGGGGCTGGCGAGCGATGGGCGCCCGTCGGCGCTGTAGCCAGTCCGGAGGATGAGAGCGGGAAGGGAAACGCGGTCGAGCCGAGGAGGAAAGGCTCAGCTGCGTCTGGTGAGACGGAGATGGCCGCAAGATTGAGGAAATTGGAGGACGAACAGGGCCTGCTGAATTCCTCGCTCCTCGCTTTGACATCTCATTTTGCACAAGTGCAGTTCCGCTTGAAGCAGATAGTTCACGCTCCGACtgatgagaaggagaggatgcTGGTAGAACTCGAGGAGTTTGCCTTCAAAGGCTGTCCTCACGTGGTGGGATGCAGGCCACAGGACTCTCAACAGCTTGAAAACGCGGTAAGTAGTCCATCTAGCCCACGGCTGGTCAAGCTTGGTAGATCCAAGAATGTAAACAATGGTTTCTCTTCAGTAAGTGAAAAAATGATGTCAACACAAACACTCAATTGCTTGAGGTTGTGTGATTATGCAAGCTATAGGCTATCCATTATGTGTAGAAAAATAGGTTATGTTAGTCCCCCACAAAACAGACCACAGACCGACGTCAGTACAGTGTTCCACCAGTAATACCTGGTGAGGGGATGGGAGTGAGTGTGGTGGTCACATTAGTTGCTGCCCGTAGGCTGGTCATCATTCAGTGTCAGTAGGATAGCTGTGAGGATGACCACTGGACACATATAGACTCAGACACACCCTGGGATGCAACACTCAACATGCGatcgtacacacacgcacacacaggcagtAGCAGCCACCGTCTTGTCAAACCTCTCACAGGAAATGAAATTATCCTGTGGCTACCTGGCTTTTGATTAAGGCTTTGGTTTGCATCAAAACATCAAGGCTGTactctctgttctgttccctgagATCTGTTATCTCCAGAGGAAGATAGGAAATGGTGGTATCTCATCAACACAATAAGTGACTGACAGGCTCAGTTAACATGCTTCCAGAAGATCATTATCACTATTATTACAGAGATCAGACCTGACCTCTGTAATCATAGCTTCTGTATGCACAACTAAACCAAACCCCATAGTTTACTCCATGCAACTCTCCATTTACCTTCGTCATAAGGCCTGCTTATGTAATACTGTCTTTGATTAAAGGTTTTATTTTTCTGATTTCCTCTGTGTCTACATGCTTTACTTGTAGGAGGACCTGGTGAGTATGGCTAcagctctctgttcctctccagcATCTGTTTAGTCTGTCTTAAGTAAACATGCACAATGAATAAGGGCTGTGTATAgatcctccccatcactccctgtCCCCTCTGTACACCCCAGTCCTCCACTGACAGTGTAttctgtgttctctcttctccacacagagtgagagggagaagagggagcgtCTGGAGGTCCAGAGGGAGAAGCAGAAGGAGCTCATCGTCCAGCTGAAGACCCAGTTGGATGACCTGGAGCGCTATGCCTACCAGGAGGGCAGCTACGACTCCCTGCCCCAGTCTGTGGTCATGGAGAGACAGAAGGTAGGGCTCCGTTCATGTACCAGAAGTCTCCTAAAAGTCTGTTCGATACAATGTTGTTTCCTCCCCATGTGTAATGTCCTGGTAATACTCATGACTGTTCCACTCTTCCACTGCCAGGTAATCATTGACGAGTTGATCAAGAAGCTGGATGTGAACTTCAACGAGGACATAGGGAACCTGACGCCTGAGGAGCTAAGACAGAGAGTGGACGCTGCCATCGCTCAAATTGTCAACCCAGCCAGGGTCAAGGAGCAGCTGGTGGACCAGCTCAAGACCCAGATCAGGGACCTAGAGATGTTCATCAACTTCATCCAGGGTAGGTGGCAGTGGGCCTGGGATGCCATGTTGGCTGTGGTTAGGTGTCTTGGAAGCTCAGTAATACACTTGTTACCGAAATATTCCACCAATATTCTGACTTACTACTGTATTTTCCCTTTACCCAACAGATGAGGTAGGGAACCCTCTTCTGTCTGATGGTGAACCCAGCCAGCAGCCGAGGACAGCAGGGCCCAACACCAGAGCCCCTGGAGGGAGGAAGAAAAGTCAGTTATCACCCAGCATTATTATCATAGGCTCTACAACATCACTCACAATACATCTGTTCTAACGATTCTCTTCTCCTGCCCATAGTGGACCCAGAGCAggcccagaagatgaggcagacggGCTTGCAGCTAATCCAGCGGGCCCTGGCTGTGCTGCAGATCTTTGCAGTGAGCCAGTTTGGCTGTGCGGCTGGCCACGTTCCCCAGAGTATGTGGTCGCAGGGGGAAGTGGGCCAGGACTACGGCCCTCTGCTGCAGCGTCTGGAGGGGGCTGTAGACCGGGTTCGAGTGCAGGCCTCGTGCAGACAGCCCTCAGTAGATCACGTGGTCAGCTACAACAGCAGCTTGGCCCTGGGGCCC includes these proteins:
- the LOC124015570 gene encoding RUN domain-containing protein 1-like isoform X2, which codes for MSTEELSTSDSEAAFAGAGERWAPVGAVASPEDESGKGNAVEPRRKGSAASGETEMAARLRKLEDEQGLLNSSLLALTSHFAQVQFRLKQIVHAPTDEKERMLVELEEFAFKGCPHVVGCRPQDSQQLENASEREKRERLEVQREKQKELIVQLKTQLDDLERYAYQEGSYDSLPQSVVMERQKVIIDELIKKLDVNFNEDIGNLTPEELRQRVDAAIAQIVNPARVKEQLVDQLKTQIRDLEMFINFIQDEVGNPLLSDGEPSQQPRTAGPNTRAPGGRKKMDPEQAQKMRQTGLQLIQRALAVLQIFAVSQFGCAAGHVPQSMWSQGEVGQDYGPLLQRLEGAVDRVRVQASCRQPSVDHVVSYNSSLALGPRDELTALVRKELAMALRDLLAHGLYSPSQGMSLVLAPISCLLPYRPGPSTIHPWELFVKYYHSKNGKAFVESPARQLSQSFSLPVAGNPVTVTPKQSLLWAIHSVLLEHDRYKRGADSEFKALVCMALNEQRLVSWLNLLCKSGALVHPHYQHWSYMAQTGFEGALRILGRISHLKFNLPVDLAVRQLKNIKDAF
- the LOC124015570 gene encoding RUN domain-containing protein 1-like isoform X1, coding for MSTEELSTSDSEAAFAGAGERWAPVGAVASPEDESGKGNAVEPRRKGSAASGETEMAARLRKLEDEQGLLNSSLLALTSHFAQVQFRLKQIVHAPTDEKERMLVELEEFAFKGCPHVVGCRPQDSQQLENAEDLSEREKRERLEVQREKQKELIVQLKTQLDDLERYAYQEGSYDSLPQSVVMERQKVIIDELIKKLDVNFNEDIGNLTPEELRQRVDAAIAQIVNPARVKEQLVDQLKTQIRDLEMFINFIQDEVGNPLLSDGEPSQQPRTAGPNTRAPGGRKKMDPEQAQKMRQTGLQLIQRALAVLQIFAVSQFGCAAGHVPQSMWSQGEVGQDYGPLLQRLEGAVDRVRVQASCRQPSVDHVVSYNSSLALGPRDELTALVRKELAMALRDLLAHGLYSPSQGMSLVLAPISCLLPYRPGPSTIHPWELFVKYYHSKNGKAFVESPARQLSQSFSLPVAGNPVTVTPKQSLLWAIHSVLLEHDRYKRGADSEFKALVCMALNEQRLVSWLNLLCKSGALVHPHYQHWSYMAQTGFEGALRILGRISHLKFNLPVDLAVRQLKNIKDAF